From Leptolyngbya sp. KIOST-1, one genomic window encodes:
- a CDS encoding DMT family transporter, whose amino-acid sequence MAIAFYQDLFAFLCLLLVTPLASLALTPQDLGLLLVLGVLCTAVAHTLFIESLAVLRAQTASVISGLEPVYGIALAALLLGEVPVPRTLVGGAIILGTTLWASLPDKSLEAPP is encoded by the coding sequence GTGGCGATCGCCTTTTACCAGGACCTGTTTGCCTTCCTCTGCCTGCTGCTGGTCACCCCCCTGGCCAGCCTGGCCCTGACACCCCAGGACCTGGGCCTGCTGCTGGTGCTGGGGGTGCTGTGTACCGCCGTCGCCCACACATTATTTATTGAGAGTTTGGCGGTGCTGCGAGCCCAGACCGCTAGCGTGATCAGCGGCCTGGAGCCGGTCTACGGCATTGCCCTGGCGGCCCTGCTGCTGGGGGAAGTGCCCGTCCCCCGCACCCTGGTCGGCGGCGCGATTATTTTGGGCACCACCCTCTGGGCCAGCCTGCCCGACAAGAGCCTGGAGGCCCCGCCCTAG
- a CDS encoding arsenic resistance protein has protein sequence MSTRQPAAAPVAGGQLNIFERYLTLWVLLCIAAGIALGRLLPGVAIALDAMSIYQVSVPIAICLFFMMYPIMVKIDFAQAKRAAQTPRPVLLTLKMLD, from the coding sequence ATGTCCACCAGACAGCCTGCCGCTGCCCCAGTCGCCGGGGGACAGCTCAACATTTTCGAGCGCTACCTCACCCTGTGGGTGCTGCTGTGCATTGCGGCTGGCATTGCCCTGGGGCGGCTGCTGCCCGGGGTGGCGATCGCCCTGGATGCCATGAGCATCTACCAGGTGTCGGTACCGATCGCCATCTGTCTCTTTTTCATGATGTACCCGATCATGGTGAAGATCGACTTTGCCCAGGCCAAGCGGGCGGCCCAAACCCCCCGGCCCGTGCTACTCACCCTGAAAATGCTCGATTAA